Proteins encoded by one window of Shewanella avicenniae:
- a CDS encoding LysR family transcriptional regulator has translation MRSNDHMGGINAFVMTAQQGSFTAAAERLGLTKSAVGKSVARLEERLGLTLFQRSTRRLSLTPDGERYLDSCLSALEILEQAEAELTSHITTPSGRLRIDLPAAYGRKRILPLLLDMAQQYPDLNLTVTFSERFVDLIEEGIDLVVRIGELADSSGLVARKLTAQKLVICASPAYLKRFGTPETPEELQKHQCIVGFRRGQPISWLLKQQSGEITRYTPPPTHELSDGDAMLSAVLAGCGLSQLPLWLVGEDLRQGKICEVLHGHSGGEMPIHALWPKNRQMLPKIRHVVDMLVDARLKGALD, from the coding sequence ATGCGAAGTAATGATCATATGGGTGGTATCAATGCGTTTGTAATGACCGCACAACAAGGCAGCTTTACTGCAGCGGCCGAACGCTTGGGACTGACGAAATCCGCCGTGGGGAAGAGTGTGGCTCGACTTGAAGAGAGACTGGGACTGACACTTTTTCAGCGGTCCACTAGAAGGTTGAGTTTAACCCCAGATGGAGAACGCTATCTGGACAGTTGTCTGAGCGCACTGGAGATTCTGGAGCAGGCAGAAGCTGAATTGACCTCACATATTACAACACCTTCAGGTCGCCTACGTATCGATTTACCAGCGGCCTATGGTCGCAAACGCATTTTGCCATTGCTGTTGGATATGGCGCAGCAATATCCTGATTTGAACTTAACTGTGACCTTTAGCGAACGTTTTGTTGATTTGATAGAAGAGGGCATAGACCTCGTAGTTCGTATTGGTGAACTCGCAGACAGTAGCGGTTTAGTTGCCCGTAAACTTACTGCGCAAAAGCTGGTGATTTGTGCTTCACCAGCATATCTGAAACGTTTTGGTACGCCAGAAACCCCAGAAGAGCTGCAAAAGCATCAATGTATTGTTGGCTTTCGCCGCGGCCAACCTATTTCGTGGTTACTGAAGCAGCAAAGTGGAGAGATAACGCGTTACACGCCTCCACCAACACATGAATTATCAGACGGTGATGCAATGTTATCTGCTGTCTTGGCTGGATGTGGATTATCACAGTTGCCACTCTGGCTGGTGGGCGAAGATCTGCGCCAAGGTAAAATTTGTGAAGTGTTACATGGACACTCTGGCGGCGAGATGCCAATTCATGCTCTGTGGCCTAAAAATAGGCAAATGTTGCCTAAAATACGCCATGTAGTGGATATGCTTGTAGATGCAAGACTTAAAGGCGCATTAGATTGA
- a CDS encoding LLM class flavin-dependent oxidoreductase, whose amino-acid sequence MNKSDIKLSLLDLVTIGEGATVSEAIHSSTELAIAAENAGFHRFWVAEHHNLKDIGSAATSVILSHIGAKTQRIRLGSGGIMLPNHAPLMVAEQFGTLEALYPNRIDLGLGRAPGTDAETMHALRRDTRSNGMDFPEMVTELQTYFDDIKPGQRIKAIPGAGMHLPLYLLGSSTYSAQLAAARGLGFAFASHFAPDAMQSAIELYRQNFKPSAQLDKPYVIICVNAVVADSQQQAEYLATTELQKFRNLGRGIETLLPKPVDNMDTVWNPYEKQRILTQLRESLWGTPGVVRQGLLSLAERTGADEIMLNSWIHDPAARIKSHQLIAKAWF is encoded by the coding sequence ATGAACAAAAGTGACATCAAATTATCATTGCTCGATCTCGTCACCATTGGTGAAGGCGCCACCGTCAGTGAGGCCATCCACAGCAGTACTGAGTTAGCCATTGCAGCCGAGAATGCCGGTTTTCACCGTTTTTGGGTGGCAGAGCACCATAACCTAAAAGATATTGGCAGTGCAGCTACCTCGGTTATTTTGAGCCACATTGGCGCCAAGACTCAACGCATTCGGCTGGGCTCTGGCGGCATTATGTTGCCGAACCACGCGCCGCTAATGGTGGCGGAGCAGTTTGGTACTTTGGAAGCGCTGTATCCAAACCGTATTGATTTAGGCCTAGGCCGTGCGCCGGGCACCGATGCAGAAACCATGCATGCTTTGCGGCGCGATACTCGCAGCAATGGGATGGATTTCCCCGAAATGGTCACTGAGCTGCAAACGTATTTTGACGATATCAAGCCGGGCCAGCGGATTAAAGCGATCCCCGGTGCCGGTATGCATCTGCCGTTGTATCTGCTCGGCTCTAGCACTTACAGCGCGCAATTGGCGGCAGCACGCGGGTTGGGGTTTGCCTTTGCTTCGCACTTTGCTCCCGATGCAATGCAGTCTGCAATTGAGTTGTATCGGCAAAACTTTAAACCATCTGCCCAGTTAGATAAGCCGTATGTGATTATCTGCGTTAATGCGGTGGTGGCAGATTCACAACAGCAGGCTGAATATCTGGCCACTACTGAACTGCAAAAATTCCGCAACCTCGGTCGTGGTATCGAAACCTTGCTGCCAAAACCGGTAGACAATATGGATACCGTGTGGAATCCCTATGAAAAACAACGCATTTTAACCCAATTGCGTGAATCGTTATGGGGCACGCCGGGCGTAGTTCGTCAAGGTTTGCTGTCGCTAGCGGAGCGTACTGGCGCCGATGAAATCATGCTCAACTCGTGGATCCATGACCCCGCAGCACGCATTAAATCCCACCAGCTGATTGCGAAAGCGTGGTTCTAG
- a CDS encoding alkene reductase encodes MQLLQAYELAGLPLANRIAMAPMTRARAANGKPDALTAEYYAQRASAGLLITEGVPISAQGTGYLYTPGIYTTEQVAAWRNVTSAVHQQGGKIFAQLWHVGRVSHRSIQPNNAAPVSSSSQAGGQAFAYNELGNPANVPASQPQALTLEGIAAVINDFRQAAANAIEAGFDGVELHAANGYLIEQFINPVVNNRDDLYGGSTLENRSRLLLEVVDALVQQVGAHKVGVRLSPFNQIGDMPLYDDMAETYLHLVKELDHYALSYLHLALTPQTLNSGLLEQIRQQWHGSLMIAGGINAAQAEQFIADNRADVIAFGSAFIANPDLVARIANGWPLAEVQRSSFYGGGAAGYTDYPRYQPRDKLTVE; translated from the coding sequence ATGCAGTTACTTCAAGCTTATGAATTAGCTGGGCTGCCATTAGCCAATCGCATTGCGATGGCGCCAATGACCCGTGCCCGTGCCGCCAATGGCAAGCCCGATGCGCTCACCGCCGAATATTATGCTCAGCGCGCCAGTGCTGGTTTGCTGATCACTGAAGGTGTGCCCATTTCGGCGCAGGGGACCGGCTACCTGTATACCCCCGGTATTTATACCACCGAGCAAGTGGCGGCGTGGCGCAATGTCACCAGCGCGGTGCATCAACAAGGCGGCAAAATTTTTGCGCAGCTGTGGCATGTGGGCCGTGTATCTCATCGCAGTATTCAGCCAAATAACGCCGCGCCGGTAAGTTCATCCTCTCAAGCGGGTGGTCAAGCTTTTGCTTACAACGAGTTAGGCAATCCTGCCAATGTGCCTGCCAGCCAACCTCAAGCGTTGACTCTAGAAGGCATAGCTGCGGTGATTAACGATTTTCGCCAAGCAGCAGCGAACGCGATTGAAGCGGGCTTTGACGGGGTTGAGTTGCATGCGGCCAATGGCTATTTAATCGAGCAATTTATCAACCCGGTAGTGAATAACCGCGATGATCTTTACGGTGGTAGCACCTTAGAAAACCGCAGCCGCTTGTTGCTGGAAGTGGTCGATGCGCTAGTGCAACAAGTTGGCGCCCATAAAGTCGGCGTGCGTCTGTCGCCATTTAATCAAATTGGCGATATGCCGCTGTACGACGACATGGCTGAGACTTACCTGCACCTGGTCAAAGAACTAGACCACTATGCGCTCAGTTATCTGCATCTGGCGCTTACGCCACAAACCCTGAACAGCGGTTTGTTGGAGCAAATACGTCAGCAATGGCATGGCAGCTTAATGATTGCAGGTGGCATCAATGCTGCGCAGGCGGAGCAATTTATTGCGGATAATCGCGCCGATGTTATCGCCTTTGGCAGCGCCTTTATTGCCAATCCAGATTTAGTTGCACGCATCGCCAACGGCTGGCCACTGGCAGAGGTGCAACGCAGTTCATTTTATGGTGGTGGCGCTGCCGGTTACACCGACTATCCCCGTTACCAGCCCCGCGATAAATTAACAGTTGAATAG
- a CDS encoding EthD family reductase, whose translation MTEINGFKHVGLITKHADQSFEEFVDYWLKVHSELAIHVPGLRKYTVNPIDRRLYPDSPIDGFSELWFDSLEEAKAAFESEAAQKTFADVPNFAANVAVTYLTEIQKK comes from the coding sequence ATGACTGAAATAAACGGTTTTAAACACGTTGGCCTGATCACCAAACACGCCGACCAAAGCTTTGAAGAATTTGTTGATTACTGGCTCAAGGTGCACTCAGAGTTGGCGATCCATGTGCCCGGTTTACGTAAATACACAGTGAACCCCATTGACCGTCGCTTGTACCCTGATTCGCCTATCGATGGCTTTTCTGAGCTGTGGTTTGACTCACTTGAAGAAGCCAAAGCGGCATTTGAATCGGAAGCAGCGCAAAAGACCTTTGCCGATGTACCGAACTTTGCCGCCAACGTCGCGGTGACTTATTTGACGGAGATCCAGAAGAAATAA
- a CDS encoding radical SAM protein: MHYTGPVVRPPHEANSILLEVTVGCTHNHCTFCTFYHDTPYRLAPKSQIEADLQEAKFYRPDAKRLFAVGGDPFSLRTAKLVALAEQIHQYFPNINIAMYARISSMFNKSLDELKQLRALGINDLVIGVESGDDEVLAYTNKGYNRADILRECQKLEAADISYRVIFLGGLAGKGNGLRNADNMASLLNQLHPTHMYMTSVAIQPESPMYQDVRDGKFIEASEQERIEETLSLVAQLEHPITLLGQSVANPVNFIATLPEQKAELVGELHQVLQQFSDQDEAHLRRQREQLRNI; this comes from the coding sequence ATGCATTACACCGGTCCTGTTGTTCGTCCGCCCCATGAGGCTAATAGCATTTTGCTCGAAGTGACCGTTGGTTGTACCCATAACCACTGCACCTTTTGCACCTTTTATCACGATACGCCTTATCGCTTAGCGCCGAAAAGCCAAATTGAAGCTGACTTGCAAGAAGCTAAGTTTTATCGGCCGGATGCCAAGCGGTTGTTTGCCGTGGGTGGTGATCCCTTTAGCTTGCGCACCGCCAAGTTGGTAGCGCTGGCAGAGCAGATCCATCAGTACTTCCCAAATATCAACATCGCCATGTATGCCCGCATTAGCAGCATGTTTAACAAATCCCTCGACGAGTTAAAACAGCTGCGAGCGCTCGGCATCAACGACTTGGTGATTGGCGTTGAGAGTGGCGATGATGAAGTGCTGGCTTATACCAACAAAGGCTATAACCGCGCCGATATTTTGCGGGAATGCCAAAAATTGGAAGCGGCAGATATCAGTTATCGAGTGATTTTCTTAGGCGGCCTAGCTGGTAAGGGCAATGGTTTGCGCAATGCTGACAATATGGCGAGCCTGCTGAATCAGCTGCATCCTACGCATATGTATATGACCTCGGTTGCCATTCAGCCGGAGTCGCCAATGTATCAAGATGTACGCGACGGAAAATTTATCGAAGCCAGTGAGCAAGAGCGCATTGAAGAAACACTATCCTTGGTCGCGCAGCTTGAGCACCCAATCACGCTGCTAGGACAAAGTGTTGCCAACCCGGTCAACTTTATCGCGACCTTGCCGGAGCAGAAAGCCGAGTTAGTCGGTGAATTACACCAAGTACTGCAGCAGTTCTCTGACCAAGATGAAGCGCATCTACGTCGGCAGCGGGAGCAATTGCGTAATATTTAG
- a CDS encoding nuclear transport factor 2 family protein, whose product MNIAPETTALTAKQSVSAMLARFSESWLSGQTDPLTTLFHADSQLLSSQHGSATGAAAITQRLGQDSQHGPIYGQMTNRYVAIDGDQAAASCYVFGIMQRSGSDFFIFGATLVFRASLRAQTWSFDELRLQVNWNHGNNNFVPHWRQPPGQNGWQMGDEAPVIVSELHSPWTLLPNAPVPESLDEALAELYYRYAFSVDQNDMSLLAKSYSEDISGGFAPVGNLSGRDQVIGTLKSFRHLATLWQHFAEVVKFEDEGDGQHVKLIVARIIPERSIDQYGNKLYGAHYQLRARRQPSGQWQFCWTDYRPGWFSENELPAFDIGNATA is encoded by the coding sequence ATGAATATCGCCCCCGAAACAACCGCTCTCACAGCGAAGCAGAGCGTGAGCGCCATGTTAGCGCGCTTTAGCGAAAGCTGGCTGAGCGGCCAAACAGATCCACTAACCACGCTATTTCATGCTGATAGCCAACTGCTAAGCAGCCAACATGGCAGTGCCACTGGTGCTGCTGCCATCACGCAACGGCTGGGACAAGACAGCCAGCATGGCCCAATCTATGGCCAAATGACCAACCGTTATGTCGCCATTGATGGCGACCAAGCCGCGGCGAGCTGTTATGTGTTTGGCATCATGCAGCGTAGTGGCAGTGACTTTTTTATCTTTGGCGCCACCTTAGTGTTTCGCGCCAGTCTGCGTGCACAAACATGGTCGTTTGACGAGTTACGTTTACAAGTCAACTGGAACCACGGCAACAATAACTTTGTACCGCATTGGCGCCAACCACCCGGCCAAAATGGCTGGCAGATGGGCGACGAAGCACCGGTCATCGTCAGCGAACTGCACTCACCATGGACCCTTTTGCCAAACGCGCCAGTACCCGAGTCACTCGACGAAGCCCTGGCCGAGTTGTATTACCGCTATGCCTTTTCAGTCGACCAAAACGACATGAGCTTGCTGGCCAAAAGCTATAGCGAAGATATTTCTGGCGGCTTTGCACCTGTGGGCAATTTATCCGGCCGCGACCAAGTGATTGGCACGTTGAAGAGTTTTCGCCACCTTGCCACGCTTTGGCAGCACTTTGCTGAAGTGGTGAAATTTGAAGATGAAGGCGACGGTCAACATGTGAAATTGATTGTGGCGCGCATTATTCCAGAGCGATCAATCGACCAATACGGCAACAAGCTTTACGGTGCTCACTATCAACTACGCGCCCGCCGTCAACCCAGCGGTCAATGGCAATTCTGCTGGACCGACTATCGCCCCGGCTGGTTTAGCGAAAACGAGCTGCCCGCATTTGATATTGGCAATGCCACCGCGTAA
- a CDS encoding TIGR03571 family LLM class oxidoreductase — translation MYANLSEAPASFSRVFTPGQLSIGLLTPLEAYPDSPFPTLADHQRLAKLTEDAGIASIWLRDVPFYDPNFGDAAQMLDPLVYAGFLAAATSEITLGTAGIVLPLREPISVAKQAASLDLLSNQRFVLGLSTGDRPVEYPAFGVDFESRGELYREGIEYIRYLQQQSFPRVQTSHYGKLTGNLDLYPKMPQRLPIMAVGRSRQPIEWLAENVDAWIWSVDDDNAISDILASLERAAAGHPAPAYGYSTFFDLDDNPHAPYQRFYNVVRIGRNALIERLQRHRDLGVQHVALNLKPSSRPAEAVIEELGNYVLPALK, via the coding sequence ATGTACGCCAACTTAAGTGAAGCGCCAGCGAGTTTTAGCCGCGTATTTACGCCTGGGCAACTCAGCATTGGCCTGTTAACCCCGCTGGAAGCCTACCCAGACTCGCCATTTCCAACACTGGCCGATCACCAACGGCTCGCCAAATTGACCGAAGATGCCGGTATCGCCAGCATCTGGCTTAGAGATGTGCCATTTTATGACCCTAATTTTGGTGATGCGGCGCAGATGCTCGACCCTTTGGTTTACGCGGGTTTTCTCGCAGCCGCCACATCAGAAATTACCCTCGGTACCGCCGGTATTGTGCTGCCGCTGCGTGAGCCGATCTCAGTTGCCAAACAAGCGGCATCACTTGATTTGCTCAGTAACCAGCGCTTTGTGCTCGGTCTATCAACCGGTGACCGCCCGGTGGAATATCCCGCCTTTGGTGTCGATTTTGAATCTCGCGGCGAGTTGTATCGTGAAGGCATTGAATACATTCGTTATCTGCAGCAGCAATCGTTTCCACGAGTGCAAACCAGCCACTACGGCAAACTGACTGGCAATTTAGATCTGTATCCGAAAATGCCCCAACGGTTACCGATTATGGCCGTGGGTCGCTCACGCCAACCGATTGAATGGCTGGCAGAAAATGTCGATGCGTGGATCTGGTCGGTGGATGATGACAACGCCATTAGCGATATTCTCGCCTCACTCGAACGCGCCGCTGCGGGTCACCCAGCCCCCGCCTATGGTTATTCGACCTTTTTCGATCTGGATGACAACCCACACGCGCCATACCAGCGTTTTTATAACGTGGTACGCATTGGCCGTAATGCGTTAATTGAGCGGTTACAACGCCATCGCGATTTAGGCGTGCAGCACGTTGCGCTCAACCTGAAGCCATCTTCACGCCCCGCTGAAGCGGTGATTGAAGAACTCGGCAACTATGTCCTGCCAGCACTGAAATAA
- a CDS encoding nuclear transport factor 2 family protein: MSNSTDSQFNQRVLALLDREEIRNLRQHYSQLLDSNNAGRMDEVFTEDAEVVVTVGSMKGLAAIKQSLADAYQQFDTQQRAHFPFMHAVTNHNVTITGENTAVGSCYLLDLVTDRQSTQHPFLLLGRYEDEYVRVNGEWRIAKTALDVVWPHADSDK, from the coding sequence ATGTCAAATTCAACCGATAGCCAATTCAATCAACGCGTGCTAGCCCTGCTCGACCGCGAAGAGATCCGCAATCTGCGCCAACACTACAGCCAACTGCTCGACAGCAATAACGCAGGGCGCATGGACGAAGTGTTTACTGAAGATGCCGAAGTGGTGGTTACCGTCGGCTCAATGAAAGGCTTAGCTGCCATAAAGCAAAGCCTCGCGGATGCCTACCAACAGTTTGATACTCAGCAGCGCGCACACTTTCCATTTATGCACGCCGTCACCAACCACAACGTGACCATTACTGGCGAAAATACTGCCGTGGGTAGCTGTTATCTGTTGGACTTAGTCACTGACCGCCAAAGTACGCAGCACCCATTTTTGCTGCTGGGCCGGTATGAAGATGAATATGTACGGGTAAATGGCGAATGGCGCATTGCCAAAACCGCGTTAGACGTCGTGTGGCCCCACGCCGATTCAGATAAGTAA
- a CDS encoding sigma-54-dependent Fis family transcriptional regulator, whose product MILHSWQRCKDAVVSTELAQYYCIDQECLTTVLAKNRLLIEAATSTINNLLIYTQHANSHIILADKHGVVLYAAGRNLTPIGSVLTEEMLGTNGVGTCLVEQKPIYVMGPEHYLRQLHHSHCSAVPIFNARKELMGVMSLAVPRTSAHSHSLGMLEAAAATISKQLMLSELLQEQQTLMEVLNEGVLILDRHDRVYSINRYARNIFNVVSDVVGQPLAMVVAPDEALSTILASNKSCQDLEVRGQRRDSRWVTLTCSVTMTAEGHKIISVRDNCRTRAITRRAIGAKATYTFDNILGQSTAINKAIFQARQVSQSDATALIWGESGTGKELIAQSIHNASRRAKGPFIVVNCGAIPRDLIQSELFGYEAGAYTGALRGGAAGKFELADGGTIFLDEIGEMPLAAQVSLLRFLQEKEVVRVGGQNRQVVDVRVITATNKNLSLAVQQQQFRADLFYRINVLAINVPPLRERTGDIEHLANAFITHCANGLQQPAKALSHSALQRLTHYPWPGNVRELENVIERAINLSRSAVIEAEDIQLDPTFVASMPNDVAARAALQPAAQPSVFASAVGSYSDKVLLSDIAPYFPASGQLQASEYDTIIAALNATHGNLREAAKQLGISRSGLYNKVKRYQLAVETFRQ is encoded by the coding sequence ATGATTTTACATTCATGGCAGCGCTGCAAAGATGCTGTAGTATCAACTGAACTGGCACAATATTATTGTATTGATCAAGAGTGTTTGACTACTGTATTAGCGAAAAATCGATTACTGATAGAAGCCGCGACATCAACCATTAATAACCTATTGATTTACACTCAGCACGCTAATAGCCATATCATTCTAGCGGATAAACATGGTGTGGTGCTGTATGCAGCAGGTAGAAATCTTACGCCGATAGGCAGCGTACTCACGGAGGAAATGCTTGGCACCAATGGTGTGGGTACTTGCTTAGTGGAACAAAAGCCGATCTACGTCATGGGGCCAGAACATTACCTGCGGCAACTTCATCATAGCCATTGCTCCGCCGTGCCGATTTTTAATGCGCGCAAGGAATTGATGGGGGTGATGAGTTTAGCTGTACCTAGAACAAGTGCACATTCGCATTCACTGGGAATGCTAGAGGCAGCCGCAGCAACGATTTCAAAGCAGCTAATGTTGTCGGAGTTACTCCAAGAACAGCAAACCTTAATGGAAGTGCTGAATGAAGGGGTGCTTATTCTTGATCGTCACGACCGCGTCTATTCGATTAATCGCTATGCCCGCAATATCTTTAATGTGGTGAGTGATGTTGTGGGCCAACCACTGGCAATGGTCGTTGCGCCTGATGAAGCACTGAGTACGATCTTGGCCAGCAATAAGAGTTGCCAAGATCTCGAGGTGCGTGGTCAGCGACGAGACAGCCGTTGGGTTACGCTCACTTGCTCAGTAACCATGACTGCAGAAGGCCATAAAATCATTTCGGTGCGGGATAATTGCCGAACTCGTGCCATTACCCGTCGTGCCATCGGTGCTAAGGCTACCTATACTTTTGACAATATCCTCGGTCAGTCAACTGCGATCAATAAAGCGATTTTTCAAGCCAGACAAGTCAGCCAGAGTGATGCCACGGCGCTGATTTGGGGAGAAAGCGGGACAGGCAAAGAGTTGATTGCCCAATCGATTCACAACGCCAGTCGCCGTGCCAAAGGCCCATTTATTGTGGTTAACTGTGGCGCGATTCCGCGGGATCTGATCCAAAGTGAATTATTTGGTTATGAAGCTGGTGCCTACACGGGCGCACTACGTGGCGGCGCCGCAGGTAAGTTCGAGTTAGCCGATGGCGGCACCATCTTTCTTGATGAAATTGGCGAAATGCCGCTTGCTGCACAAGTTAGCCTGTTACGGTTTCTGCAAGAGAAAGAGGTGGTACGCGTGGGTGGCCAAAACCGCCAAGTGGTCGATGTTCGCGTCATTACCGCGACCAATAAGAACCTCAGCCTGGCGGTGCAACAACAGCAGTTTCGCGCCGATCTGTTTTACCGTATCAATGTGTTAGCGATTAACGTGCCGCCACTGCGTGAACGCACGGGTGATATTGAACACTTAGCCAACGCATTTATTACCCATTGCGCCAACGGCTTGCAGCAACCCGCAAAAGCACTGTCGCACAGCGCGCTGCAGCGGTTAACCCACTATCCGTGGCCGGGCAATGTGCGTGAGCTGGAAAATGTGATTGAACGGGCAATAAACCTGTCGAGATCGGCAGTCATTGAGGCGGAAGATATTCAGCTTGATCCGACGTTTGTGGCAAGTATGCCAAATGATGTTGCAGCACGCGCGGCTCTGCAACCGGCAGCGCAACCCTCAGTGTTTGCTAGCGCGGTAGGGTCATATTCAGACAAGGTGCTACTTTCCGACATCGCGCCGTATTTTCCTGCCAGTGGCCAACTGCAAGCGAGTGAATACGACACCATTATTGCGGCATTGAACGCCACTCACGGCAATTTACGCGAGGCGGCCAAGCAACTTGGTATTTCCCGCAGCGGCCTCTACAACAAGGTAAAACGTTATCAATTAGCTGTTGAAACGTTTCGCCAGTAA